Below is a genomic region from Xylophilus sp. GW821-FHT01B05.
CGCCTGCAAGCGCTGGGGCAGACGGCCGATGCCGCCGAAATCGTGCGCGCACTCACCGGCGAAGACGCCGCGCCTGCCGCACCGGCGCTGGCCGACTTCGCGCTGGCGCAGGACCTGGTGCTGGACTACCCCAACGGCCTGCACGCCCGCCCCGCCGCCCAGTGGGCGCAAACCGCGGCGCGCTTTCGTGCTGCGCTGCGCGTGCGCCATGGCGACGCCGTGGCCGACGCCCGCAGCGTGGCCGAGCTGCTGGGCCTGGGCGCGGCACGCGGCGCCGCCCTGCGCCTGTCCGCGCAAGGCGAAGACGCCGAGGCTGCATTGGCCGCGCTGCGCGACGCCATCCAGCGCCTGGGCGCCGAGGAAACCCGCCAGGCCGAGCGCGCCGCACTGCGCCAGGCGCAGGCCCAAGGCCTGGGCCGTGAGCTGGGCGACTGGCAGCCAGACGCCGCGCGCACGCTCACCGGCATCGCCGCCAGCCCGGGGCTGGTGATTGGCACGATCGCCGCCGCCACTTCGCCACGTTTAGAGGCGGTAGACCGCCCCGCTGACATCGCCGTTGAAGCGGCAGCGCTGGACCAGGCCCTGTCCGCCGCGCAAGACCGGCTGGAAGCCCTGGCCGCCGAGGCACGCGAACGTGGTGCGACGGAACAAGCCGGTGTCTTCACCGCCCACGCCGGCCTGCTGGCCGATGCCGAACTGCTGCGCGAAACCTCGCGCCGCGTGGTGCAAGGCCATGCCGCCGCCTGGTCCTGGCAGCAGGCGCTGGCCCTGCGCGTAGCAGCCCAGCAGGCCCAGCCCGATCCCTTGCTGGCCGCGCGCGCGGCCGATCTGCAAGACGCCGGCGAACGCGTGCTGCGCCATCTGCTCGGCCAACCCGAGGCTACCCAGCTGGCATTGCCGGCCGACAGCATCCTGGTGGCCGACGACCTGGCGCCTTCGGTCACGGCCCAGCTCGACACCACGCGCGTGAAAGGCTTTTGCACCGCGCGCGGCGGCCCCACGGCCCACACGGCGATCCTGGCGCGCGCGCTGGGCCTGCCCGCCGTGGTGGCGGCCGGCCCGGCGGTGGAAGGCCTGGTGCCCGGCACCCGCGCCATCCTGGACGGCTACCGTGGCCGCCTTTACCTGGCGCCAACCGAGGCCGCGCTGCAGCAGGCCCAGGCCCTGATCGCGCGCCTGGCCGAACGCCAGGCCGCAGAGGCCGCCAGCCGCCGTACACCGGCCATCACCACCGACGGCCACCGCATCGAGATTGCCGCCAACGCCAACCGCGCCGACCAGGCCCGCGCGGCGCTGGAGGCCGGCGCCGAAGGCGTGGGTCTGATGCGTACCGAGTTTCTGTTTTTGGAGCGCGACCATGCGCCCGACGAAGAGGCGCAGTACGCCGTCTACCGCGCCATGGTCGAGGCGCTCGGCGGCCAGCCGCTGGTGGTGCGCACGCTGGACATAGGCGGCGACAAGCACGTGCCCTACCTGGGCCTGCCGCATGAAGAAAACCCCTTCCTCGGCGTGCGCGGCGCGCGCCTGTGCCTGCTGCGCGACGATCTGTTCATGCCCCAGCTGCGCGCGCTCTACCGTGCCGCGCGGCACGGTCCGCTGTCCATCATGTTCCCCATGGTCAGCACCATGGAAGAAGTGCATGCGCTACGCGCCCGCGCCGAGGCCGCGCGCCTGGCGGTGGATGGCCCGGTGCTGCCGCTGGGCATCATGATCGAGGTGCCTTCCGCCGCCGCCATGGCGGATCGGCTGGCGGCGCAGGTGGACTTCTTCTCCATCGGCACCAACGACCTCACCCAGTACACGCTGGCGGTAGACCGCCAGCACCCGGATCTGGCCACCATGGCCGACAGCCTGCACCCCGCCGTGCTGCGCCTGGTGGCGCAGACCGTGGCCGGCGCCCGCAAGCACCGCCGCTGGGTGGGTGTTTGCGGCGGGCTGGCGGGCGAGCCGCTGGGTGCGGCGCTGCTGGTGGGCCTGGGCGTGGACGAACTCAGCATGAGCACGGGCGATCTCGGCACCATCAAGGCCTTGCTGCGCCGCCATTCGCTGGCCGAGCTGCAGGCCCTGGCGCAGCGCGCACTGGACTGCGATGACGCCGATGCGGTGCGCGCGCTGGGCGCCGAGCTGCGTGCGGAGGCCGCAGCATGAACAAGGTCCTGACCCTCACCCTCAACCCCGCGATCGACCTCACCGTCAGCATCGACGCGCTGCAGCCCGGTGCCGTGCACCGCGCGCATGGGCAGCAACTGGAGGCCGGCGGCAAGGGCGTGGGCGTGGCCTCGGTATTGGCCGGCCTGGGCGTGCCGGTGGCGGCCACCGGTTGGCTGGGCGCAGACAACGCCGCGCTGTTCGAGGCCGTCTTTGCCGCGCGCGGCATTGCCGACCGCATGCTGCGCGTGCCCGGCGCCACCCGCACCAACATCAAGCTGGCCGATGCCGCACGCGGCGACAGCACCGACATCAACCTGCCCGGCATCAGCTTAGGTGCAGAAGCGCTGGCGCAGGCCACGGCGCAGCTGCGCGAAGTGCTGCGCACGCAGCTCACGCCGGGCGACTGGTGCGTGCTGGCCGGCAGCCTGCCACCGGGCACCAGCGCCGATCTGTATGTGCAATTGGCGCAGGACGTGGCCGCTAGCGGTGCCCACTTGGTGCTGGACACCGGCGGCGCGTTGCTGGGCCAGGTGCTGGAGGGCTTGCGCCGCGCCGCGCCGCAGGCACTGCCGGCTTTCCTCAAGCCGAACCGGGTAGAGCTGGAAGAGTTTGCCGGCCAGCCGCTCACCGATGTGCCGGCCATAGCCCGCGCGGCCCAGGGCCTGTGCGCGCTGGGCGTGCAGCAGGTGGTGGTATCGCTCGGCGCCGACGGCGCGGTGTTGGCCACTGCCGGTGGCAGCTGGCACGCCACGCCGCCGAAGGTGCCCGTGGCCACCACCGTGGGCGCAGGCGACGCCTTGGTGGCCGGCACCCTGGCCGCGTTTTGCGAAGGCCGTGGCTTTCCCGATGCCGCCGTGTTTGGCATGGCCTGCGCGGCGGCCCGCGTGCAACGCATCGCGGCCACCCTGCCGCCGCGCGCCGATATCGACACGCTCGCCGGCCAGGTCCGGCTGAGCCCGCTCTAATTCAGGAGATCCAACCATGGCCCATCTCATCGCCATCGCCGCCAGCCAGGCCGGCCCGGCGCACAGCTTCCTGATCGGCGAGGCGCTGGCGGCGGCCGCCCGCCGCGCCGGCCACACGCTGGCCGTGCAAACCAGCAGCCGCCTGGGCACCCAGGGCGAGCTGGACGCCAGCCAGCCGGCCGCAGCCATCATCCTGGTGGCCGACGCGCCCTTTGACCGCAGCGCCTTGCCCGCAGGCCGTGTGCTGGAGGCCACCGCCGCCGAAGTCTTTGCCGACGCCGACCGCGTGCTGGCCCGCGCGCTCGATGCCGCTCCGGCCGCTGTCAGCACCACGCTGCGCATCGTCGCCATCACCTCCTGCCCGACCGGCGTGGCCCATACCTTCATGGCGGCCGAGGCGCTGGAGCTTGGCGCGCAGGCGTTGGGCCATGCGATTAGGGTCGAGACGCAGGGCTCGGTCGGCGCGCAGAACGCGCTCACGCCGGCCGAGATCGCCGCCGCCGACCTGGTGGTGATCGCGGCCGACACACAGGTAGACCGCGCGCGCTTTGCCGGCAAGCGGCTCTACGCCACCGGCACCAAGGCCGCGATCCATGACGCGGCAGCGGTGTTTGCCCGCGCGCAGGCCGAGGCCGCGCTGCATGGCGCGGCACCTGCGGCCGATGCCGCCGCGCCGGCCAAGGCCGCCTCCAGCGGCCCCTACAAGCACTTGATGACCGGCGTGTCCTTCATGCTGCCTTTTGTGGTGGCGGGCGGCCTGCTGATCGCGCTGGCCTTTGCGCTGGGCGGCATCTATGTCTACGACGACGCGCACCAGGGCACGCTGGGCTGGACGCTGTTCCAGATCGGCGCCAAGGCCGGCTTTGCGCTGATGGTGCCGGCGCTGGCGGGCTACATCGCCTTCTCCATCGCGGACCGGCCCGGCATTGCGCCCGGCATGATCGGCGGGCTGATCGCCACCACCATTGGTGCGGGCTTTCTGGGCGGCATCGTGGCGGGCTTTATCGCGGGCTATGCCGTGCATTGGCTCAACCGCTGGATCCGCCTGCCGCGCGGGCTGGAGGGGCTCAAGCCCGTGCTGCTGCTGCCGCTGCTGGGCGCGGCCATCGTCGGCGTGCTGATGTTCATGGTGGTGGGCCATCCGGTGGCTGCGGCCATGGCCGGCCTGACCGATTGGCTCAAGGGCCTGCAGACCGGCAGCGCCGTGCTGCTGGGCGTGATCCTGGGCGCGATGATGGCCTTTGACATGGGCGGCCCGGTCAATAAGGCGGCCTATGTGTTCTCCACCACCTTGATCGCCAGCGGTGTCGCCAACCCCATGGCCGCCACCATGGCCGCGGGCATGGTGCCGCCGCTGGGCATTGCGCTGGCCTGCTGGGTGTTTCGCAGCCGCTTCAGTGCAGAGGAGCGCGAGGCTTCGCGCGCCGTGGCGGTGCTGGGCCTGGCCTTCATCACCGAGGGCGCGATTCCGTTTGTTGCGCGCGACCCGCTGCGGGTGATCCCGGCCTGCGTGGCCGGCGCTGCGGTGGCGGGCGGCTTGTCGATGTACTGGAACATCGGCCTGCAGGCGCCGCATGGCGGCGTGTTTGTGCTGGCCATCCCGAACGCGGTCAACCATGTGGTGCTGTACGCGCTGGCGATTGCCGCCGGCACGGCCGTTACCTGCGCCGCACTGGGCCTGCTCAAGAAGCGCCTGCCCACGGCGGTGGCCGCAGCATGACGCGCCGCCTCAGCAAAGACACGCAGCTCTGCATCTCGCTGGCGGCACGGCCCAGCAGCATTGGCACGCGCTTTCACAATTTTCTGTACGAAGAGCTGGGCCTGGACTATGTCTACAAGGCCTTCAGCACCACCGATCTGCCGGCGGCCATCGGCGGCGTGCGGGCGCTGGGCATACGCGGCTGCGCCGTGTCCATGCCCTTCAAAGAGGCGGTGATCCCGCTGGTCGACGCGCTGGACGCCTCGGCTGCGCGGCTGCAGTCGGTCAACACCATCGTCAATGAGGGCGGCCGCCTCTGCGCCTACAACACCGACTACCTGGCGGTGCGGCACCTGCTGGCGCAGCACTGCCTGCCGGCCGGTGCCCGCGTGGCGCTGCGCGGCAGCGGCGGCATGGCGCGCGCTGTGCTCGCGGCCCTGGTGGATGCGGGCTTTGGCCACGGCACCGTGCTGGCGCGCAACGCCGCCGCCGGCCGCGCGCTGGCGGCTGCACACGGCTACGCCTGGCAGGCCGAGCCGGCGGGCGTGGCGGCGGATGTGCTGGTGAACGTCACGCCCATCGGCATGGCCGGCGGCCCCGAGGCCGATGCGCTGGCCTTCGCCCCCGCGCAGGTGGCCGCAGCGCACACCGTGTTCGACGTGGTGGCGCTGCCATCAGAAACCCCGCTGGTGCGCGAGGCGCGCCGCCAGGGCCGCGCCGTCATCACCGGCGCCGAGGTGATCGCGCTGCAGGCGGCCGAGCAGTTCGCGCTCTATACCGGCGTGCGGCCTGATGCGGGCTTGGTGGCGCGCGCATCGGCCCATTCGCGCGGTGAGCAGGTGTAAAGATCTCGGCCTTGGCGTACATTTTGGTGTCGCCCTGGGGGCGCAATGCCGCGCCAGGCGGGGCGTTGCGGCCCGTGGGGCTCTTCCGGGCACGCTCGGACCCGGGCATTAAACTCGCAGGCTTTCGAGCTCAGCACCCTCCATGGCCGACAAAATTGCGGGCAAGTCCCGCGCCAGTTTCGATCTGAAGAGCGCCTCCCTGCCGCTGATTGCGGTCGTGCTGCGCACCGCAGACCTCGCCGCCCTGCAGGCGGAGCTGGAAAGGCGTCTGTCCCAGGCCTCGGATTTCTTTGACCAGGACCTGGTGCTGGTCGACCTGAGCGTGCTGCCCGCAGGCGCCGAGGTCGACTTCCCCGCCCTGGTTCAGTTGCTGCGCCGCATGCAGGTGGTGCCGGTGGCGGTGCGCGGTGCGCGCGCCGAGCAACTGGCCGCCGCCCGCGCCGCCGGCCTGGCCGAGGCGCCCGAGGTGCCGGCCCCGCCGCCGCGCGAAGCCCCGGCGCCACAGCCGGTGCCCGCCGCCACGGCAGCACAACCCGGCGCCCTGCCCACCATGGTGATAGACCGGCCGCTGCGCTCGGGCCAGCAGGTCTATGCGCGCAATGCCGACCTGATCGTGATGGCGGCGGTCAGCAATGGCGCCGAGGTGATCGCCGACGGCAACGTGCATGTCTACGCGCCGCTGCGCGGCAAGGCCATCGCCGGCGCGCGCGGCAATACGGCGGCACGCATCTTTGCCACCTGCATGGAGCCCGAGCTGGTGTCGATTGCGGGTATCTACCGCACCACAGATGTGCCGCTGCCGCCCGAAATCACCGGCAAGCCGGCGAAAATCCAGCTCGTTGGCGAAAAGCTCGTCATCGAGCCGCTCTGAATTTCTTCCTTCCCTCTATTTCCTCCTCCAACAGAAGGATTGCAACAACATGGCCAAGATCGTCGTGGTGACTTCCGGCAAGGGCGGCGTGGGCAAAACCACGACCAGCGCCAGTTTCGCCTCCGGCCTCGCGCTGCGCGGCTTCAAGACCGCGGTGATCGACTTCGATGTCGGTCTGCGCAACCTCGATCTCATCATGGGCTGCGAACGCCGCGTGGTGTATGACCTGATCAACGTGATCCATGGCGAGGCCAACCTGCACCAGGCCCTGATCAAGGACAAGCAGTGCGAGAACCTGTTCGTGCTGGCCGCCTCGCAAACCCGCGACAAGGATGCGCTCACGCAAGACGGCGTCGAGCGCGTACTGAAAGAGCTGGCAACGCAGGGCTTTGACTACATCGTCTGCGACTCGCCCGCGGGCATCGAGACCGGCGCGCTGATGGCCATGCACTTTGCCGACGAGGCGCTGGTGGTGACCAACCCCGAGGTCTCCTCGGTGCGCGACTCCGACCGCATCCTGGGCATGCTCGGCTCCAAGACCAAGCGCGCCATCGAAGGCGGCGAGCCGATCAAAGAGCACCTGCTGATCACCCGCTACAACCCGAACCGCGTGGAAGACGGCCAGATGCTGTCGCTGCAGGACGTGCAGGACATCCTGCGCATCCCGCTGATCGGCGTCATCCCCGAGTCCGAAACCGTGCTGCAGTCGTCCAACCAGGGCACGCCGGCCATCCATGCCCAGGGCAGCGATGTGTCCGAGGCCTACAAGGACGTGATCGGCCGCTTCCTCGGCGAAGAGCACCCGATGCGCTTCGTTGACGCGCAAAAGCCCGGCTTCTTCAAGCGCATGTTCGGGAGGTGAGCCCCATGTCCTTCCTGAGCTTTTTCCTCGGAGAGAAAAAGAAGACCGCCAGCGTCGCCAAGGAGCGGCTGCAGATCATCCTGGCGCACGAGCGCAACGGCAACAGCAAGAAGCCGAGCTACCTGCCTGACCTGCAGCGCGAACTCATCGCCGTGATCTCCAAATACGTGTCGATCAACGCCAACGACATCAAGGTCCACCTGGAGCACCAGGACAACTTCGATGTGCTCGAAGTCAAGATCGAGCTGCCAGACGCCGCCAAGCCGGCCATCGCCGCGCCCTGAATACCAAAATATTGGTAAAAAAGGCCTCTAGCTCAGGCGTGGCCTGGGCTATTAGCTATCATTTTTAATCTAAGCCCGCGCCCGGTAGCCAGTCGTCCAGGCAGCGCGCGATCTGCGCCTGCATCGTCGCCTGCCAGCGCGCCGCGCCCGCGCGGATGGTGGCGATGCGCTCGGCCCGCGTCTCGGGCGTGAAGGACGCGTCGGCCAGCCAGGCCTCGACCCCGTTGCGGGTCACTTCCGGGTGGAACTGCAGCGCCAGCAAATGCGCATCGCGCGCAAACGCCTGGTTCTCGCACAGCGCGCTGCGCGCCAGGCGTTGGGTGCCGGGCGGCAAGTCGAAAGTGTCCTGGTGCCAGTGCATCACCGCTGGTGCCTGTTCAGGCGCCAGGTGGCGCAGCGGCGAGGCGGCGCCGCCCGCCGTCAGCTCCAGCGGGTACCAGCCCACTTCCAATTGCGGCGCGCGGTAGACGCGGCTGCCCAGCGCCGAGGCGATCAGCTGCGCACCAAAGCAGATGCCCAGCACTGGCCGCCCAGCGGCCAGCCGGCGTGCCAGCAGCGCGCGCTCGGCGCTGATGAAGGGAAACAGCGCCTCGTCGTACACGCTCAGCGCCGAGCCCAGCGGCAGCACCAGGTCGGCCGCCAGCGGGTCGACCTGCGCCAGATCGGCATGGGCCGCCTCGACCAGCTCGATCTGCCAGCCGCGCGCGCGGAAATACGGCGCCAGGCTGCCGGGCCCGTCCAGCGGCGAATGCTGCAGGACCAGCAGCCGCCGGCTCACAACGGGTGCTCCGTATAAAAGCGCCCGCCGTGGAACAGCAGCGGCGAGGCCTCCGGCCGGTGGCTGCAGGCTTCGACCTCGCCGACGAAGATGGTGTGGTCGCCTTCCTCGTAGCGGCTGCGGTTGAAGCACTCGAACACGGCGGCCGCACCGGTCAGCAGCGGGGCGCCGCTCGCGCCTTCGGTGAAGTCGGTGCCGGCCCAGCGGTCGGCGCTGCGCGAGGCAAAACGCTCGGCCAGCGCCATCTGGTCGGCCGCCAGCACATTCACCGCGTAGTGCGAGCCGGCGCGAAAGGCTTCCATGGACGTGGCGCTGCGCGCCAGGCTCCACAGCACCAGCGGCGGCTCCAGCGACACCGAGTTGAAGGAATTGGCCGTCAGCCCCACCAGCACACCCTCGGGCGTGCGGGCGGTGACGATGGTCACCCCGGTGGCAAACATGGCCAGCGAGGCGCGGAATTGCGGCAGGGCGAAGGAGGGGGCACGGGCTTGCGGCACGGCGCTGGGGCGGAGGGACACGGCGGCGGACAGGTTGGCGGCCGCGAAGGGGCGGCGGGTCGGGGCATTATGGGCCGCTGCTGCATTGGCCGGCTGCCCGCACGGTTTTTTAGAAGAAAAGTGGCTGAAACGCAGGTGGTTCTAGGGCAGGTAGCTACTATTTTTGCGTCTGCTCAATCTCCACCAGCATGTAGGGCCTGAAGCCTTCCTGCTCGCCCTTGCCGGCGTAGCCCAGCGGGTTGGCCACCACGCGGCAGCCGTCCTTGCGGTAGTCGAACGCGCAGTGCAGGTGGCCGTGCAGCCACAGGTCGGCCTGCGGCAGCAGCTCGTCCAGCGCGTTGCAGAAGCCGGCGGTGCCGGGCGTCAGGCCGTAGCGCGGGTCGGCGCTGGCCAGGCTGGGCGCGAAATGGGTGACGGCCACGGTCGGGCCGTCGAAGGGCGTGGC
It encodes:
- a CDS encoding shikimate 5-dehydrogenase; amino-acid sequence: MTRRLSKDTQLCISLAARPSSIGTRFHNFLYEELGLDYVYKAFSTTDLPAAIGGVRALGIRGCAVSMPFKEAVIPLVDALDASAARLQSVNTIVNEGGRLCAYNTDYLAVRHLLAQHCLPAGARVALRGSGGMARAVLAALVDAGFGHGTVLARNAAAGRALAAAHGYAWQAEPAGVAADVLVNVTPIGMAGGPEADALAFAPAQVAAAHTVFDVVALPSETPLVREARRQGRAVITGAEVIALQAAEQFALYTGVRPDAGLVARASAHSRGEQV
- a CDS encoding gamma-glutamyl-gamma-aminobutyrate hydrolase family protein (Members of this family of hydrolases with an active site Cys residue belong to MEROPS family C26.) yields the protein MSRRLLVLQHSPLDGPGSLAPYFRARGWQIELVEAAHADLAQVDPLAADLVLPLGSALSVYDEALFPFISAERALLARRLAAGRPVLGICFGAQLIASALGSRVYRAPQLEVGWYPLELTAGGAASPLRHLAPEQAPAVMHWHQDTFDLPPGTQRLARSALCENQAFARDAHLLALQFHPEVTRNGVEAWLADASFTPETRAERIATIRAGAARWQATMQAQIARCLDDWLPGAGLD
- a CDS encoding fructose-specific PTS transporter subunit EIIC, which translates into the protein MAHLIAIAASQAGPAHSFLIGEALAAAARRAGHTLAVQTSSRLGTQGELDASQPAAAIILVADAPFDRSALPAGRVLEATAAEVFADADRVLARALDAAPAAVSTTLRIVAITSCPTGVAHTFMAAEALELGAQALGHAIRVETQGSVGAQNALTPAEIAAADLVVIAADTQVDRARFAGKRLYATGTKAAIHDAAAVFARAQAEAALHGAAPAADAAAPAKAASSGPYKHLMTGVSFMLPFVVAGGLLIALAFALGGIYVYDDAHQGTLGWTLFQIGAKAGFALMVPALAGYIAFSIADRPGIAPGMIGGLIATTIGAGFLGGIVAGFIAGYAVHWLNRWIRLPRGLEGLKPVLLLPLLGAAIVGVLMFMVVGHPVAAAMAGLTDWLKGLQTGSAVLLGVILGAMMAFDMGGPVNKAAYVFSTTLIASGVANPMAATMAAGMVPPLGIALACWVFRSRFSAEEREASRAVAVLGLAFITEGAIPFVARDPLRVIPACVAGAAVAGGLSMYWNIGLQAPHGGVFVLAIPNAVNHVVLYALAIAAGTAVTCAALGLLKKRLPTAVAAA
- the minD gene encoding septum site-determining protein MinD produces the protein MAKIVVVTSGKGGVGKTTTSASFASGLALRGFKTAVIDFDVGLRNLDLIMGCERRVVYDLINVIHGEANLHQALIKDKQCENLFVLAASQTRDKDALTQDGVERVLKELATQGFDYIVCDSPAGIETGALMAMHFADEALVVTNPEVSSVRDSDRILGMLGSKTKRAIEGGEPIKEHLLITRYNPNRVEDGQMLSLQDVQDILRIPLIGVIPESETVLQSSNQGTPAIHAQGSDVSEAYKDVIGRFLGEEHPMRFVDAQKPGFFKRMFGR
- the ptsP gene encoding phosphoenolpyruvate--protein phosphotransferase, producing MVTPVEVRLAAAPIDRDDAVRAAGALLVQAGFAAPAYVESLLRRERTATTFLGQGLAIPHGMVEDKHLVQRTGLAVLQVPGGVAWGDDGQRVHLVVAIAAASDEHIALLRRLTRLMRDDARLQALGQTADAAEIVRALTGEDAAPAAPALADFALAQDLVLDYPNGLHARPAAQWAQTAARFRAALRVRHGDAVADARSVAELLGLGAARGAALRLSAQGEDAEAALAALRDAIQRLGAEETRQAERAALRQAQAQGLGRELGDWQPDAARTLTGIAASPGLVIGTIAAATSPRLEAVDRPADIAVEAAALDQALSAAQDRLEALAAEARERGATEQAGVFTAHAGLLADAELLRETSRRVVQGHAAAWSWQQALALRVAAQQAQPDPLLAARAADLQDAGERVLRHLLGQPEATQLALPADSILVADDLAPSVTAQLDTTRVKGFCTARGGPTAHTAILARALGLPAVVAAGPAVEGLVPGTRAILDGYRGRLYLAPTEAALQQAQALIARLAERQAAEAASRRTPAITTDGHRIEIAANANRADQARAALEAGAEGVGLMRTEFLFLERDHAPDEEAQYAVYRAMVEALGGQPLVVRTLDIGGDKHVPYLGLPHEENPFLGVRGARLCLLRDDLFMPQLRALYRAARHGPLSIMFPMVSTMEEVHALRARAEAARLAVDGPVLPLGIMIEVPSAAAMADRLAAQVDFFSIGTNDLTQYTLAVDRQHPDLATMADSLHPAVLRLVAQTVAGARKHRRWVGVCGGLAGEPLGAALLVGLGVDELSMSTGDLGTIKALLRRHSLAELQALAQRALDCDDADAVRALGAELRAEAAA
- the minC gene encoding septum site-determining protein MinC translates to MADKIAGKSRASFDLKSASLPLIAVVLRTADLAALQAELERRLSQASDFFDQDLVLVDLSVLPAGAEVDFPALVQLLRRMQVVPVAVRGARAEQLAAARAAGLAEAPEVPAPPPREAPAPQPVPAATAAQPGALPTMVIDRPLRSGQQVYARNADLIVMAAVSNGAEVIADGNVHVYAPLRGKAIAGARGNTAARIFATCMEPELVSIAGIYRTTDVPLPPEITGKPAKIQLVGEKLVIEPL
- a CDS encoding flavin reductase family protein — encoded protein: MFATGVTIVTARTPEGVLVGLTANSFNSVSLEPPLVLWSLARSATSMEAFRAGSHYAVNVLAADQMALAERFASRSADRWAGTDFTEGASGAPLLTGAAAVFECFNRSRYEEGDHTIFVGEVEACSHRPEASPLLFHGGRFYTEHPL
- the pfkB gene encoding 1-phosphofructokinase, whose translation is MNKVLTLTLNPAIDLTVSIDALQPGAVHRAHGQQLEAGGKGVGVASVLAGLGVPVAATGWLGADNAALFEAVFAARGIADRMLRVPGATRTNIKLADAARGDSTDINLPGISLGAEALAQATAQLREVLRTQLTPGDWCVLAGSLPPGTSADLYVQLAQDVAASGAHLVLDTGGALLGQVLEGLRRAAPQALPAFLKPNRVELEEFAGQPLTDVPAIARAAQGLCALGVQQVVVSLGADGAVLATAGGSWHATPPKVPVATTVGAGDALVAGTLAAFCEGRGFPDAAVFGMACAAARVQRIAATLPPRADIDTLAGQVRLSPL
- the minE gene encoding cell division topological specificity factor MinE, which translates into the protein MSFLSFFLGEKKKTASVAKERLQIILAHERNGNSKKPSYLPDLQRELIAVISKYVSINANDIKVHLEHQDNFDVLEVKIELPDAAKPAIAAP